The genomic interval tcaggGCAGTCACCCAGTGCATTCAATCATCAGGCCCTGAAAAGGCCCCCAGTTTACCCAGAGCCCCCTCCCCGTTTTCCATTGGAACTTGGCCTTGGAATTAGCGCCCAAGCTCGTCCCCGTCCCGCCGCTCCCCGCCTTTTTTGCCCACTTGAATCCCACTCCATTCACTCACTTTCCTGTCGTCTTTCTCAAAAGGAACCAAGGTCCAAGGGCTCGCCCGTCGCCACTGCGCCGTTGTCGTTTGCTCTTGCATTGctcccctctctctctccggtCTGCTCAAACCTCAAAGCCGGTCCCTTCATCCCGAAGAGAAACAGCAGGAAACCTCCTTCTTCCGTCCCCCGGTCCCGATACAGACCTGGAACTACCACCTCGATCCATATCGCCTCTGCTCATCTTACCTTGGGTACCGGGACGTCACCCGCGCACCCCAAATCTACTCTCTCTTCCACCTCAATACCCATCTTCTGAATCCTGCGGGGAAAGCTATCCGCCGACGTTTTACTTTCCAGTCTCTCGCTTCCAAGCCTTCTGATCTTCTGATCTTCAACAAAACGCCCCcgatagtcttattatttactcaGCCTCGAACCAGAGGATCAAACGCTCGGCGGCCGTCGCTTTCCAACTTGATCTACGCTACGTCAGCTCCTACGAAACTATTCGACCACGCTAGTTTCTGTCTTTCTGCCTGTGCCCAGTACCGCAGCCGTCACACCTCGACTTACCTCGTCAAGTAGTTTGGCTTGGCTTCGGCCCTTTTTTGCGACTTTGTGGCATCCTACGTCTGGGGTACAACTCTCTCCAGCTTCAACCGCATCGCTCCGGTCTACCCAACTTACCTCCGTTGCCATGGCCGATCAGAATCCCTCACAACCTCAGACCATGGAGCCTCCTCACCAGGTAAGCATGTTCGCCTGATGAGCTCTTTAGATGGCCTCTGTAGCGAATCGTACTGATTGTTTCACGTAGGCACCGCCCAGTGTCCCCTCTCCTCTGTCCACGCCCGGTTCCGTCCCCATGATGAACTCGCCAGTTCCTCTCCTTCGCCCTGCCATTCCCGGCGGCCGAGGTGGAGGTGCCCGAACACCTAGACTCGGTCTCGCCATCCCCCCATCACCAAACGCGAAACCCGTCGGCGGGCAAGCACCTCAACCCGTAAACTCACGACCACCTCTCCCGACCCTTCACCTGGCTACGCCGATGGGCAGCCAGTCGACACCTTACGAGCAACCACCTCGCGTGGGAGGCGTAGGACAATCTGCCAGCGGCGGTAGCGAGAGCAGTGCGGCACACTCGAGATCTGGAAGTTTCGGCCCTTTGGATGGTCGAGCTAGCAACCCCACGTCAGCTGGCTCTCAGTACTCGGCACTGTCCTTTGCCTCACAATATGGCTTTGCGCGGCCTCAAGGAACTCCCGACCCGTCGTCCGCAGTGGGATCAATCTACTCTGAGCGGAGTGAAGGCGGTGTCGGTATGGAACGGGACGGCAGTTTGCAGGGTCTAGAAGCTTTTGACAAGCTGTCATTAGAGCGGGGCAGGACGCTGGATGTGGAGGAGCTCGACTCCGAGTCGTGGAGGGTCGCGAGTATGGAAAATCGGATCGAGGAGCTCGGCAGTCTCGGCGAGGGTGCCGGCGGAGCCGTCACAAAAGCCAAATTGAAGGGTGGAAAAACCACATTCGCCCTCAAGGTGCGAACGCTTCATTTCCCACACCAACAAAATTGGAGACTAACATGCCCAGGTAATTACCACAAATCCCGATCCCGACGTTAAGAAGCAGATTGTGCGCGAGTTGGGTTTCAACAAAGAGTGCGCGTCGGAGCATATCTGCCGTTACTATGGCGCCTTTGAGGACTCGACTACGGGAACGATCTCAATCGCCATGGAGTTTTGTGAAGGCGGTTCCCTGGACAGTATTTACAAGGAGGTTAAGAAACTCGGTGGACGGACAGGCGAGAAGGTTCTCGGCAAGATTTCCGAGGGCGTTCTGCGGGGACTGACGTACTTGCACGGCATGCGTATTATCCACCGAGACATCAAGCCATCCAACATTTTGCTCTGCAGGAATGGCGATGTCAAGCTATGCGACTTTGGTGTCTCAGGAGACTTTGGTACTAAGGGTGAAGCCAATACCTTCATCGGCACCAGCTACTACATGGCTCCCGAGCGCATCACCGGCCAATCCTACACCATCACCTCTGACGTGTGGTCGACTGGCGTAACTCTGCTGGAAGTGGCCCAACATCGATTCCCCTTCCCGGCCGATGGCACAGAGATGCAACCACGAGCTGGGCTGATCGACCTTCTCACCTACATTGTGCGGCAGCCGATACCAAAGCTCAAGGATGAGCCGGATGCCAACATTTTCTGGAGTGACAACTTCAAGTATTTCATCGAGTGCTGGTGAGTGACGAGAGTTTGGTATGAATTATGAAATCATGTACTGACCTACCACAGCCTGGAGAAGGAACCCACAAGGCGAGCGAGCCCATGGCGGATGCTCGAGCACCCGTGGATGGTGGAAATGCGCGCGAAGCGTGTCAACATGGCCAAGTACCTGGCTCAGGTATGGGGCTGGGATACCAAGCAATGATTGGCTGATAGGCACAATGTCGTGACGACAGTAACATTGTTACATACGGCGAAATCACGGCGACACGTCAACCACAAAGCAGCAAAAAGTACATTGTTGCTCCTTGGCAGGATGACCATGGCAACCTGGGCCAGCTATCGAGGAAAGCATCAAACACACCACAAGCGAAACATGAACAAAGAACCGAGTTCAAAGGGAGACAACTCTACAGCGATGAAGCAAGCGGAAGAAGGAGGCCATTTTTCATGATTTAATAAGCGACGGGCATTACGGGCACAGGATTGCCAATGTTACGCCTTCAGGGGGTCAGATTTACTTTCTGGATATATGTAGCGGAGGCAGACGTGTACCTGGACAAGCGGCGGTGGCGGTGGATATTCAGCAAAGACTGTAGGCATTATTGTGTATCCAAGCGATTGTCTATTCGGCTTGGAACAATACAAACAAAAAGATTCTGCCAATGCTGGTTGgggtttaccctttttctttatGGCCGAGGGAACAAACTAAGTGGGTTGGTAAGAGTAGGATTGGCCTTGTAGGTGGCATTGTACATATATATGCTTGATTCAACGAATCTCTCCGAGGGGGTATCTAGTCTACAACCATTTACATGCCAAGTAGATCACCTTTTTGAGCCGTGAAGCGGTGATGCCTATTGTTTTTTTGTGTCAATCTTTCCCTTCTGTGAAGTAAGGTATTTCATGATTCCGCAGTCGTAGTCTTGGAAGTCTCTGGTACCTCGGCAGCCTCGGGGGCAGCAGCGGTAGTATCAGTGATGGCAGCAGCAGGGGCAGCGGAGGCAGCCGTAGGAGCCGCGGCGACTTCGGACTCGTCGACGCCCATCAGTTCCCGCAGCGCGACGGTGGCGTAGGCGCTCTTGGGGAGCTGGAAGGTGACCACGACGGCCGTCTTTGTCTTTTCGGGGGTCGACGGGGTACCGTTCGGATCGGCGGTGGCGGTCTCCGCTTGCTGCTCCGGCTCTTGCTCCTGCTTCGGTTCCGAGGTCTGTGCCGGCGCGTCGTGCATCGGCTCATCCGCCGCAGCTTCGCCATCCACTCCCGCCGCACCCGCCTCGGTCTTGACCTTCTTCGCCGCATCTTGATCCTCGGCGTTCTCATCCTCCTGACGGCCCCGCTTCTTCCCATTCCCGCCACGCCCAGCTGCTGCGCGGATGCGGTCCATGTCGGTGGGATGCATCTGCTCCTCGCCGTCCTCGTACGCGCGGACCTCGAAGCTGGGTTCCGAGAGAAAGCGCACGACGACCTTGCGGTACGCTCCCGGCAGGCTGAATTCGCGGTGGCGGCGGAGCATGTCGTGCGGGTCGAGGCCGCCGTTGTCGCGCATGAAGGTTGTGTAGAATTCGCCGATGGCGTTGGTGGGGTAGGCCACGGCGTGGCCCGGGGAGGGGAGGACGATGTCGTGGATGGTGTAGGTTCCCGAGGCGGCTTCTTCGGCGGTGAGGACGCGGGCTGGGGCGGAGGAGGAGTCTGCGTCGTCGTCTCCTCCTTCGTTGTCCGCGTCTGCATCTGCGTCGGCAGAAGTGTCGAGGACGAGGTCGCCTTCGACTACGTTCTTGCCGTAGAGGCGCCAGCGGTGGCTTGCGGCGTGGTTCCACACGTAGGACTGGTAGGCGTGGAGGTACATGTTGCGCAGGCCGCGGGTGATGCTCGTGAGGGCGCCGGTGAAGTCTCTTCGGGACGGGGCGGTGGAGCGGCCGAGGTGGCGGATGAGGCTCGCCTCGGCGGAGAAGCGGCGGGGCAGGTGGGAGAGGGCTTCCTCTGCGGAGCCGCCGTCGCGGAAGACCTTGCAGGCGCGGTGGCGGTTCAGCTCGTCGCGGGCGTGGCCCTGGTCCGGGACTTCGCCCGCGAGGGCGCGCTGGGCGATGGACTCGTCGTAGTAGAGGATCGCGTTGACGGCGGCTTCAAAGTCGCCTTGCAGGAGGAGCCGGCCTACCTCGTGGGTGCCGATGGCGTGGGTGCCGAAGCGTTGGTGGCCAAAGTAGTTTATCCAGCCCGGGTTGTGCATGCTCGCCATGGCGGCCTCGACGGAGGCGCGGATCTGGGAGGAGCGGTCGGCGGGGGGAAGGTCGGGGTTGCCGGCGACGAGGCAGTCTTTGAGGGCGATGACGAACTCGTTGCCCCTGTGGGCGCCGAGGTGAATGGGCGAGTGGGCGTAGCGGTAGTCGCCGACGGTGACGCCAAAGAGGCGGGCGCGAAGGAGGGCGTCGGCGCGCTGGCCGCGGACGGAGCAGCGCTGCGTGGTGGCGGCGCGGCGGTCTTTTGTGCCTGCGGTGCCGATGGCCTGGGGTTTGATGCGGAGGGCCTTGGAGATTTGGTGCAGGGCGTCCATGGTGTCGCGGTTCTCCTTGTAGAGGGTGAAGTGGAGGTACTCGCCCTCGCCGGGGGCCACGGCCTTGggctgcttcttcttctgttTATTGTTCTCgcggttgttgttgttgttgtcgcGGCCGCCACGCATGCCCTTGCCCTTGCCGCGAGGGGGAGGGACTCGGGCGACGATAGCGCCCGTGGGATCGGTGGTGGTGTCGATGGTGGAGTTGAAGATGCGGCGGACGTTTTGGTGGAGCTGGGAGCGCCTGTCCTTGTCGTCCATGATGGGGGATGTGACGGGCTCGGTTTTGGCCATCTTGTCAGCGGATATCGTCTTGTAGATGGTGACGAGCTGGTTGGCGAAGTCGTCGTTTGTGAGGGAGGCGAGGAGGGCAATGTCCTCAGCGGGGACTTCGGGGATGACCGCGGCGGGCTTTTCGGCGGCCTCTCCATCTTTCGATGGCTCTTCTGGCTTCGGCTCTTCTTCTCCCTTCTTCTCTTCTACTACGGGAACAGCAGGTGCAGGAGGTGCTGGTGGAGGCGGCGTGGTCTCCTTTGGCGGCGGGGGAAGGCGAGTTTCTGTGAGGTGGAGGACGGAACCATCTTTGTTAATTTCGTAGACTTGGAAGTCGGTGTATCTGAGGGGTTGTGTTAATGGAGAAGTTTTATGAGGCAGATAGAAGGACATACCTTTTGCGCATGTCTCCAGTCCAAGCGACCATACTCGGCGCAATGCGCTCAGTGATGCCGAGGGACGCATCAAGGCGCGTGCCGTTAGAGCGGCGGACTTCAGCCGCCATTGTGATCTCAATTGACGTGTAATGAGAATTGGTCTGTTCTCTCGAGTAAAAGGAAGTAAAACTCGGATGAATTGATGAGCCTGAGTGTGTGAGGATGAGATGCAGGATGAAGCTACATCGCGGGGCCAATTGCCATATTTTCAGGAATTGCCAGCAGAAAGTGGTAAATGGGATGAAATTTGGCAGGCGGTGTAATTCGGTCCCACCAAACCTGGCTCATTTGGGAAAGCGGTCAGCCTCGCTCATGCACTCAAACCAATTCTCATGTGAGATTCACTCACTTTCATTTCACTTAAAGGTACGATTGACTTTCGTGAGTTTTTAATTTCTTCTCTTTGCATTACAAAGCTACTTTCTCAGTCCACCTTTAGTCTCAAAATCTCAATCGCATTGCCGCCCATGATGGCCTTGGCCTGCTCGCTTCCCTCACCCACCGCCACAGCAACGGCATCAGCATTCATGCTCACACTCTCCCACTCGCCCTGCTCATCAGAGGTCAATGGCGGGAAGAAGGGATGATCAGTGCCAAACATGAGTCTATCCGCTCCACTGGCATCGATGGCCGCCTTCAGCCCAACCTCTGAGTAGATGACGGCGTCGAGGTAGATCTGCTCCTTGAGCACGCTCCAAATCGTCCGGCGGCCCTTGCCGACCTTGCCCTCGCGCACCAGCTGCCCGTCGTGCATGATGCAGCTCTCGATGCGTCCCGCCAGGAAAGGCAGCGTGCCTCCGCTGTGCGCCAGAAGCATGCGCAGCTCTGGGACGTCATCGAAGACGCCAGCCAGGTACATGCGTGCCACGGCGATGGTGGTCTCCATCGGGAAACCCAGGGCCAGGGGAAGAACGTGGCCGTACTCGTTGCTCGCCCTGGGACCCCAGACGTCGTTGGGCAGCCCGTAGTGCGGGTGCAGGAAGATGGTCAGGCGGGCGGCGGCGATGGCCTTGAAGATGGGCAGCAGGTCCGGGTCGTCGAGGCCCTTGCCGAGCCCCGAAGTGCCGAGGATGATGCCGCGGCAGTACTTGAGGGCTTTGACGTGGTTGATGGCCTCCAAGATGGTCTCGAGTGATGCCGTTAGAGGCAGAGCagcaaagaagaagaggcggCCCGGGTGTGCGGCGCACATGCCGTCGAACTCCTCGTTGACGCCCTTGGCCATGGCGCCAGATTCGGAGGCATCGATGAAGTCGAGCCACGGGTTCGCCAAGGAGATGACCGAGATGTTGATCTTGTGCGTGTCCATGAAGTGGACCTTTTGGTCGAGCGAGGCGTAGTGAGAGGTCAGCGGCCGGCCAGGAGGCTTCGCTGAAGGATCCTTGGTAGCCTCATCGAGGGCTTGTTCCTCCGAGGCCAGGAGGATGAGGCGCGGGTCTGGTGTTTGCGGGAAGCTGCGCACGACGGGAATGGTGGTTCTAGATTCGAGGATCTTGACGTAGGACGGGGGGTACATGTGGGTGTGGACGTCCACCACCGTCATGGATGTTGATGAGGCCATTGTGAAATTGGACGATCTGATGACGTCCCTTTGCTGCCTTTCGTCTTCACTTGGAGCTGGTATTGAGATGACTTGAAGTACAGTCAAGTCAGTCTCGGTGATTGGTCTACTTGTCGTTAGCCAGTGGTTCAGCTTTGAGCTTTTAAAGTCATGATGCTGGGTCGACTTACAAGATGAAGACGCTCACTTGTAGCTAAGATGGTAAGAGATCTCGGCTTATCTCTCCCGCACGCCACGAACAGGAAAAGAACAGAATCTTGTTATTGTTGGTGTTGTGGTCTGTTTCCAAGTTGGAAGCTTTCCCAGGAGCACGCAAAGCTGTGTTGCCCCTCGTCTTCCTTTTTAAGAAGACAAGTACCAGTTACCCGACAAACTACATCTTTCCAGGAAGGTGATGAGGTCGCCATGACCCGCAACGCCTGGTTCCCCCTCCAATCCATGTTCCCCTCATATGCAAGCGTCTCAATGCACCGCATACCTCACAAAACCCCACACGCGGGCGTCTCCAAaggtaagtaaggtaaggtaaggtacctaggcAATCCTTCCCTTGTCGATTATCTTTCTACTTTACCCCGCCGTTATCTCCAATCGTCTTTCCGCGCGCCGGCCTTCAACGCACCACCGGCATCTTATCGTCAGACTTTCTTTCTCCCCCCCTCCTCTCCAGTGTGAGACACTGAGGTACTGCTTACACAAAAGTTTAACGTGTAGGAGCTCTCCGATGAACTTCCCACTCGTGCACCCGCGGACCCAGCCGGTCTTGTAAAAGGGTTCACTCTTGAGTCTCTTCCCGTAATGCCCCGTTCTGGCCGGGGATCAACAAGGGGCAACGCCTGGCCCCGTCCGGAACTGATTAGACGGCGCCGGTGGTTGGCTGTTAACTTACGATGTTAATGCTCGGCCTCTGGTTGGCTGGGCCGCCGCCAGTTGCCCGCGACCAGGTACTTACACAACCTATCGTATCGACGGATAGATATAAGTCGCTCGGAACCTGTACCGCACGGATTTAGTAACGAACCTTATCGTGACTTCTTCCTCGAGATTACACCTCACCCTGATACATGTGATGCTCCCAAGTCTCAACTGACCACATTCATCTCTGAATCTCTCATCCATCCCCTCTTAACCCCAGTGAAGAAAGCAACAACTAGATCATCATGGCAGCTACAGCAGTAGACAAGGAAGGCCTCTTCATCCCCGTGAGTGACATCAGTGACGTACCTTCATCGTAATCGCATATACCTCATGCATCGCAAACTGACATCAACGTCAAGCTCATTGACTTCTCAGCTTTCCTCAACGGCAACGCCGCCAAGCGCAAGGAAACAGCAAAGCAAGTCCTCGACGGCTTCCAAAACGCAGGTTTCATCTACCTCGAAAACGTCCCCATCAGCCAGGACCTCCGCGCCGCCACGTTCGCCAAATCAGCAGACTTCTTCTCCCAGTCCGACGCCGTCAAGCAAGGCCTCGGCTGGACCACCCCGCAGGCCAACCGCGGCTACTCCGCCCCCGGCCGCGAAAAGGTCAGCAACCTCACCACCAATGAGGAAATCGAAAAGGTGCGCGCGGGGAACCCGGACCTCAAGGAGAGCTTCGAGATTGGCCGCGACGGCGAGCCGGACCACCCGAACCAGTGGCCCGTCGAGCGGGATGGCGAGCGCGTGGCCGGGTTCAAGACGCAGATGCTCGAGTTCTTTGGGCAGTGCAAGGCGCTGCACGTCGAGGTGATGCGCGCCATTGCTGTGGGTATGGGGTTGGAGGACGAGCGGTTCTTTGACGGGTATACCGACGTCGGGGACAACACGCTGCGTCTGCTGCATTACCCTTCCGTCGACCCCAACGTCTTCAAGGTGAACCCGGGTCAGGTGCGTGCTGGAGAGCACAGCGATTACGGGTCGATTACGCTGCTGTTCCAGGATGACCGCGGTGGGTTGCAGGTGCGGAGTCCGAATGGGCGGTTCGTGGACGCTACGCCTATTGCTGGGACGGTCGTTGTGAATGCTGGGGATTTGCTTGCGCGGTGGAGCAACGATACCATCAAGAGCACGATTCACCGCGTCGTGGAGCCGCCGCGGAAGCCGGAGGACGGAGAGGAGTATCCTCCCCGTTACAGCATTGCGTAAGTGACTGCGGTGTATGGTCTTGAAGCTTCTGATGTGCTGACGATGATGGATAGGTACTTTTGCAACCCCAACTTCAAGAGTCATATCGAGGCTATCCCGGGGACGTATGCCACGGAGGATGAGAAGAAATACGATGGTATAAACAGCGGGCAGTACCTCGTGCAGAGGCTGACGGCCACGTACTAGCGAAATTGAGAACAGTAAACCAAAAATTTGTAGTCACTTTTTAGAAGCGATCTGAACGTGATCACTTGATATTTTGAGCAACAGGCCCCTCCAGACGCTTCTCGCAATTTAGTTTCGATTTTTCCGATGAATTCTACTCAAAGGGAAAGGGAATCTTCGGTCTCTTCGGATCGAAGTTCGGGGGCATATACTCTGCTCTTGGGATAGAAGATCAAAATCATTCTCAATATGGAAAGACTGTCTTCGATTGCACTGTTCACTATATGGGGTGATTAAGATCAGACTGGGTTCAAAGATCGCACTACGTGGGCATAACGGGAGCAGAAGTTTTGTGACATGATTTGAGAGAGACAGAATAATGAAGAATGATGTTAAGCTATACGGCGTCGTGGCAAATCCATTTCACCTAGGATAAAGAAATAGCGTAgcataataagaaatatagtCCGCATGCAGATGACTATGTCTTTATCACTAACAAATGTTCCCACATCTCCTCTTGTGTAATCTCATTGCAGATCCTCCAAGAGCTTTCGTCCACGCATCGCTAGTTTGAGAATTGCTATCGAGCACAATACAGAGACCACTGGGTTGACTTTAAGCTCCTTGCGGGAACGAGGGAACAAAGTATACATTGAAAAGGGAAACAAAACGGCAAATACCAGGTCTATCTTCTGATAATAAAATTCAATGTCGTCATTCCATGGCGCCATCGGCGTGTGCAGAAGTGTGAGACAGGCTTTGGAGCGAATGAGGATGTTCAAGAGCATTAGGCCTTCACACACAAGAGTCTCCTTCCAGCCGACCATACGTCTTTTGCTATTTAGTAAACAGGCAATGTAGGGAATCTGAATGATGAAGGCATTGTGCATTATAAGCAAAGCATTGCAGTGCAAGCCACGAGCCCATTGTGGACTCATCCTTGGGCGCAAATTCGTGATGGTCCTGGTAATAGGTGTGGCATATTGGGCCAACGACtgggtataagaaattttgACAAGAAACCGCTCCTGGTCGAGGAACTTTTCTCGTTCAATCTTAGCCTGGGGAACGCCAGCTTTCAATGAAAAACTGTTCCTAAGTTTTGACAAGTCGCGAAGTTCATTGCGTGGTATGTGCCAATGAAGTTGACCATGCTGGTTGTCTGATATAAGGTGTTCCAGTTCCACTCCTTTTTGCACAGGCATAGTGTAGCAGATGAACGGTGGAGGTTCTAGCTGGAGAGAGAACAAGGCTCTGAGGGATGTCCTTTCGTCCAAGACAACGACAAATCCATCCTCATTGCTACTGTTATCTTGTTTGCCATCCACCGGGATTTTCTTATAGTGAAGAAGAATTCGTGACCAGCACTGAGTGTCAACTTCCGCAAATATCGAACCCCCTTCCTCTTGGTAATAAGACTCTgactctacttttactaagcgTGTGGCCCAATCGTCTGGGCCTTGGATTCGGATGACTGCTCTCCTCCAATTGTTCCAAAGAGATCGTTCGTGAGACAGACGCTGCTGATCAGACTTGAGAAGGCAAAAAGTCGTTTGTTGACATTTCTTCACAGTCTGCCAAGATAGAGTGACGAGACCATTCGTTTCCCGCTCATACTCGTCGGCGACATCGGTATGATATAGCCTAACCGCAAGAATCTGGTCGAAATTGTTGTCCACCATGCAGTTGAGCACACCGTAGGACGATTTCCCCCGGCTTTTGAGGACAGGAAGAGTGACACGTAGACCACGGGTTGTCACATCAGCGCTGAAGTTGCTTTTCTCATAGAAATCCATAGCCTGGGTTGAGGTCCACCAGGCAAAGTCATCAGGACACTGGGCCAACACCCCTTCGCCCATAAAGATGCCAAATCCACCGTCAAGGTTTTTGACCGGCTTTGGCTTGCCCTTGTACTTCCATGTCCATGATGGTATCGATTCGTCCGAAGACTGCTTCATCATCTCGGTCTGCGGCCTCTCCAAATTGCTTTCATTCTCGCCCTTCCTTGCCCATGCGAGTATCGAATCGTCGGAAGCCTGCTTCAGAATCTCGGTTTGCAGTCTTTCAAAAGACCTTTCTCCCTCGCCATAGAGCATGGGCATGTTCACATCGAATATCCCAAGGAGAGAGTACGCTACATCCTCCACCCTCGTGGTTTGCCTCCGAGCGGCCCACGACATTCGCACAGCGACCTTAGCGGAGCGAAAGTCAGGGTGGGGATGCTTTCTAAGGAATCTGGCCGGTATACTGGTAATGGACTCGATCCTGTGCGCCAACGTGGAGCGTGTACCAAATTCTTTCCAGGCGGCATTAAAGAAGTAGAGGTTTTTAGGAGCGAGCAGCTCCTGCAACGTCCAGCCCCTTGTGAACCACCGACTGCTGCCAAAGTGACTAACGAATGCCGCTGGAAAGTCGTACTCTTCTGGCTCGTCTGATGGCCACTCATAGTCAACTCGGTCCAGGTCATTGTGGGGCTTGTCATCTTCGATGTAGGCCGGGCATTTCTCTGGCTGGATATCTTCGAGGTAGGCATAACAGATATGTGATTCTTTGTACCAGCGAAACATAGAGTTGATAGCTTCGGAGAGCTCAGCGCTGCTCGTCTTGTCGATGCAACAGGTGTCTACCCATACCCATTCAAAGCCATTTTTGGCTGCTAAGCAGCAGAGACCGTTGATTTTGGTGTAGCCTCGCTTCTTGGTGTGATCAGGGCGTTCGAGGTCTTGGAAAGTGACCTCGTCGTCGCCCCAGGTGTGTGACAATATCGCATATCTTGGTATATTGATGACGAATTCTTGTAGCTTTCTCGTTTCGACGTTCAGGAGTCGCATGTTGTCAAAAATGTACGTGTTGACAGTGATTTAAAAGTTGGTAGATGTTTTTGTTTCGACAGAGAGTGGCTACGGCGTAAGTACGACTGCTGGCGACCCAAAGTCATACAAACCCCGCGTGTGGTCATGCACCTCGCTCAGCCCCAGCAACTGCGGCGGACACGCCTAGTTGCCTGCATTTTGCTAAACCAATGAGTAGGCCCGGCGTGACAGGCTTTGGGTTCAAATCGGAATATCCAACGAAAGTGCTGGTCATTTCTGCTTCCTGACTTATGACCTTGCCACCTTGACGTTAACTTCAAGATAGGGACCACAACTAGCAGACGATATGAGTGTGTTAGGTAGGGGCATCTGATATGGAAATACGTATTATCATATTACAGGGGACCCTGACTTTGATTTCTGGTTCAAATTGGTTGCTCGAGATGTTTGTCCAAATCCCCATCGCCATGGCACTATGGTGGTTTTGTGGATAGCTCAGTGCAAGCCAGTCGACGTTGCTTTTCCCACAAGGGAGGCACGAGGTATCTTGAGGGAAGGATACCTATAGGGAGGGATGTTGTCACATGGTGGGGTGGCAAGGCGGGGCATCCTCCAGGTACCATGTACATGCGCACTGTCCTAACACTGTACACAGACGTCAAGCTCCAAGCTCCAAGCTTCATCAACGACATCGCATAGCTGATCACAACGCCTCATTATCACTCATGTAACTTACAACGGAAAGACAAGATGAAGAAGACATTACTCATAGTTTTCATCCACGGGTTCAAGGTACGTCGGATCATGCTCATTTTAATGACTTCCGATCCCTAACCTTCCGCACAGGGAGGTGACGACACCTTTGGCGACAAGGAAGGCTTCACAGCACAGCTCCGCGCAGACCTCGCCGCCCTCCTCCCAAAGATCAACGTCAACGTCCTCGTCTATCCCAAATACGAGACGCGCGGCGACCTAGGAGACTGCGTGAGCCGCTTCCGCGACTGGTAATCCCCGCTTCCCATCACAGCCGACCATCAACCAGGTCATCGTTGACACACTCCCACCAGGCTCCTCGAAAAAGTAATCGACCTAGAAGTCGCAAACAACACCCCCTCGCCAACAGTAGACCCCTCCGTCCGCGTCGTCCTAGCAGGCCACTCCATGGGCGGCATCGTCGCCGCCGAGACAGTCATAGGCCTCACCTCGGAAAAGCCAATCTACTCGGAAGACGGCGTCGAGAAGGCGGCGGACTCGTCCACGGCAACCTTCAACAGCCTCATGTTCCCCTACATCCAGGGCGTCATCGCCTTCGACACGCCGTACCTGGGCATCTCCCCCGGCGTCGTCGCCCACGGCGCAGAGGGCCACTACAACACCGCCAACGCCGCCATGACGCAGCTCAGCGGCCTCGGCACCGCTCTCTGGGGCGCGAAGCAAGCCACTTCTTCACCTTCACGAAACAGAGCGCCCGTCGCTGCGCTACCTGCTCCTCCGGCAAACTCCTCACAGCAAGGCGGTGGATGGGGCTGGGGCAAGATCGCAATGGTAGCAggctccgccgccgccgtggcAGCGAGCGCGGGAGCGGCGTA from Colletotrichum lupini chromosome 2, complete sequence carries:
- a CDS encoding tRNA pseudouridine synthase D, giving the protein MDWRGNQALRVMATSSPSWKDVVCRVTASNLETDHNTNNNKILFFSLSVFILPITETDLTVLQVISIPAPSEDERQQRDVIRSSNFTMASSTSMTVVDVHTHMYPPSYVKILESRTTIPVVRSFPQTPDPRLILLASEEQALDEATKDPSAKPPGRPLTSHYASLDQKVHFMDTHKINISVISLANPWLDFIDASESGAMAKGVNEEFDGMCAAHPGRLFFFAALPLTASLETILEAINHVKALKYCRGIILGTSGLGKGLDDPDLLPIFKAIAAARLTIFLHPHYGLPNDVWGPRASNEYGHVLPLALGFPMETTIAVARMYLAGVFDDVPELRMLLAHSGGTLPFLAGRIESCIMHDGQLVREGKVGKGRRTIWSVLKEQIYLDAVIYSEVGLKAAIDASGADRLMFGTDHPFFPPLTSDEQGEWESVSMNADAVAVAVGEGSEQAKAIMGGNAIEILRLKVWWDRITPPAKFHPIYHFLLAIPENMAIGPAIFTSFYSREQTNSHYTSIEITMAAEVRRSNGTRLDASLGITERIAPSMVAWTGDMRKRYTDFQVYEINKDGSVLHLTETRLPPPPKETTPPPPAPPAPAVPVVEEKKGEEEPKPEEPSKDGEAAEKPAAVIPEVPAEDIALLASLTNDDFANQLVTIYKTISADKMAKTEPVTSPIMDDKDRRSQLHQNVRRIFNSTIDTTTDPTGAIVARVPPPRGKGKGMRGGRDNNNNNRENNKQKKKQPKAVAPGEGEYLHFTLYKENRDTMDALHQISKALRIKPQAIGTAGTKDRRAATTQRCSVRGQRADALLRARLFGVTVGDYRYAHSPIHLGAHRGNEFVIALKDCLVAGNPDLPPADRSSQIRASVEAAMASMHNPGWINYFGHQRFGTHAIGTHEVGRLLLQGDFEAAVNAILYYDESIAQRALAGEVPDQGHARDELNRHRACKVFRDGGSAEEALSHLPRRFSAEASLIRHLGRSTAPSRRDFTGALTSITRGLRNMYLHAYQSYVWNHAASHRWRLYGKNVVEGDLVLDTSADADADADNEGGDDDADSSSAPARVLTAEEAASGTYTIHDIVLPSPGHAVAYPTNAIGEFYTTFMRDNGGLDPHDMLRRHREFSLPGAYRKVVVRFLSEPSFEVRAYEDGEEQMHPTDMDRIRAAAGRGGNGKKRGRQEDENAEDQDAAKKVKTEAGAAGVDGEAAADEPMHDAPAQTSEPKQEQEPEQQAETATADPNGTPSTPEKTKTAVVVTFQLPKSAYATVALRELMGVDESEVAAAPTAASAAPAAAITDTTAAAPEAAEASPLHGSKSIYMYNATYKANPTLTNPLKSFCLYCSKPNRQSLGYTIMPTVFAEYPPPPPLVQVHVCLRYIYPESKSDPLKA
- a CDS encoding 2OG-Fe(II)oxygenase; translation: MAATAVDKEGLFIPLIDFSAFLNGNAAKRKETAKQVLDGFQNAGFIYLENVPISQDLRAATFAKSADFFSQSDAVKQGLGWTTPQANRGYSAPGREKVSNLTTNEEIEKVRAGNPDLKESFEIGRDGEPDHPNQWPVERDGERVAGFKTQMLEFFGQCKALHVEVMRAIAVGMGLEDERFFDGYTDVGDNTLRLLHYPSVDPNVFKVNPGQVRAGEHSDYGSITLLFQDDRGGLQVRSPNGRFVDATPIAGTVVVNAGDLLARWSNDTIKSTIHRVVEPPRKPEDGEEYPPRYSIAYFCNPNFKSHIEAIPGTYATEDEKKYDGINSGQYLVQRLTATY